AAATAGCTTTTCCTGGAGCTGCAGAGAGGCCACAGAGGCAGCAAACAGAAGAAGCAGCTGAGGATGTTTACCAATTGCTTCCTAGTTGCGCTGATCATGACAGAAGCTGAAGGAACTGGATATCTGGATCAGCTGTATGTCTGTTGCACCCCAGGACTGAGGGAACAGGAACTGTTATCATAGTCTAATAGGATCTGTTTCCCGGGCAGGAGCTTCTAGTACATTCTTCTTGCTCATCCACTCAGTTTGTGACATTTGGCACCAGACGATTTTATTTCTCAAAGTGGCAGTTTTCTAAGCTTTGAGATTTTTAGTAATCAATAGTTTTGCCTAAAGGAGATAATAATTTTCTCTTTGCATGCATGCACATGTCCTGCAATGTGTGCTAATGTCCTTCAGGCCATTTAGAATCTATGTTTGGAATTATTACCTTAGTGTAGACTATTTTGTTGCTTTTCCTTCAGGTGTATTCTAACCCTCAAATTCTGTGTAGGTTGATGGACATCGCCAAGGAGATGATCCGGGAGTCACTACCAATCAAGTGTCTGGAGGCAGTGATCCTTGGAATGTATCCTTTCCTTTAATTAGCTTAGGAATTCCATGGGTCACACTGACAGCACGTGGAAATTGTAATGAGTTTCTTATGCCCGTGTTTTTACCTGCACATACTTTTTTGGTCAAATTTTGGAGATTTGGGAATGGGGTGAGAATAAATGATGACCTGGAAATGTTGTTTTCCAACTGTGTTTATGGGAAACTAAAAATAACCCAGAGTGATTCCCCAAACAGTGTGGTAACAGGGATTTAGATAAGACAAAGCTTTATGGGCACAACCAGGGCATCCAAGTATTATGTGATTAGAACAGACTCGTGTGCTTACTGTCTGAGACTACTGTATGTGACTAATGTATTCTTGTTTAAAAACCAGATCATTGGAGCTGGAAAACTGTTGTTGTCTATGTTACCCTGTAAAGGAGCAGTCCAGTGTGAGCATACAACCAGGTAAGTTATAATAGGGGTTTCCATTTCCTTGACCTTGCCTGTCCCAGTTACCTCAGCAACAGCATGCCGGGTGTGGAGCGCTTCCCCCTCAGCTTTAAGACGCAGTTCTCAGGGAACCACTTTTGCCACATCGTGCTGGGGATGCACAGCGGTGGCCGCTTCGGAGCACTGGGCATCAGCCGGCGGGAGGACCTCATGTTCAAACCCCTGGAGTTCCGCACGCTGGCTGACCTGGTGCAGGAGTTTGAGGGGGCCTACAGGGGCTACTGGCACACCTTGAGGAAGGTGAAGATTGGTCAGTATGTGTCCCATGACCCCCACAGTGTGGAACAGATAGACTGGAAACACTCCATAATAGACGTGGACAAACTGACCAAGGAGGAGCTgcggagagagttggagagacacACCCGGGACATGAGGCTGAAGGTACAGGACCAGGGATACAGAGATCATCTGTTAAAGAGTGTTGGGGTGTGATGGGATGTACAGCACTAAAGCAGGACATGTTCACACATCCAGGAAGGATCCTGGGGACTGAGATGGAAAATGTCCATGAACCAAACCAGTCAGCTTCCTTATTAGAGAATTCTAGTGATTGCATTAGCTccaaccagtggtggaaaaagtactgtcatacttgagtaaaagtaaagataccgtgatagaaaatgacaaaaaaaagtcacccagtaaaatactactagagtaaaagtctaaaagtatttgtttttaaatatacttaagtatcaaaagtcaatGTAAcagctaaaatatacttaagtatcagaagtaaaagtataaataatttcaaatatcTTATATTAATGCAAACCAGAAGGCACCATTTCCTTGTTTTtaaaatttacggatagccaggggcacgctccaacactcagacataatttacaaacaaagcatgtgttttgtccaccagatcagaggcagtagggatgaccagggatgttttcttgataagtgtgtgaattagacaaatGTCCTGTCCTGCTAAATTAATACAAaagtaacaagtacttttggatgtcagggaaaacgtatggagtaaaaagtacatcattttctttaggaatgcagggtagcttagtggttagagcattggactagtaactggttgaaagttcaaacccccgagctgacaaggtacaaatctgtcgttctgcccctgaacatgcagttaacccactgttcctaggccgtcattgaaaataagaatttgttcttaactgacttgcctagttaaataaaggtaaaataaaaacatatatttaaaaaatgtagtgaagtaaaagttgtcaaataaatacaaatagtaaTGTCcagatatatactgtaaataaaataaaaacgactttagtaaagtatttttactttacaccactggatcCAACTGAGACTGAATTAGTCTGCAGCATATCACTGTACCAGCACTGAATTTAGATTAGTGTCAAATGAAATTGGGATGCATGTGAGCTACATTAGATCTGAATCTATGTGAGAGGGAAGCACAAGGGGATCGTTGAATGTGAATCCATCCTTAGCAGATGGAAAGCCCTTAATCACAGAGTTGCTGACCTCCTTTTGACCCGTCATGCATGATGATATGGAGTTGACCTGCCAATTCAGGAGCTATCATCCTCAAATGATGACCTCTCATGGGCTATCATCCCAAACAGTAATGAAAGGAGCCTTACGCAGGACCCTGTGAATAATAATAACTAATGTGATGACATTTCTCTGCTCCATTGTGAGTCACGCATGGCTGCCACAATCAATCAATGGCTGATCGTTTATAGCGAGGGCTCTCACCCAATGGCCGCACTCACAATCACATTAAAGATGGGGGCGATTTTACCGTCATCACCGTCAAAACTGTGCCTCCTTTAGCACATTAGGGCCTCTCACTGACGTGCTTGCTCACCTTAGCACTACTCTAAGTAATTGAAAGCtgatgatctgtgtgtgtgtatctatctatAAGCATGTGtccttcctcctccctactcTGCATAAATGGTGTGCTGaattttaaaataaatgtttagtAATTGGAGAATTGCACTTCTCCTTAGTCTACACGGTGGATATGACCAGAACTCAACTTGTAAGCATTTGTACCTCTATCTTTGTGTTGCCCCTTGTTGTTACTGTGAGGTAAACAGAACTGTGTGATTGTCTTTCAGATTGGAAAGGCTGCGCCCCCTTCACCCACCAAAGACAGGAAGAGTAGCATGGGCTCGCCCCTCCGTAACCCAGGCAGCCCCATGCGCAGGAACAGCCGCATCGAGAGACGGTAATACTGATTGTGCACTATAGTCAGATATCAGGAGCTGCTTAGTCTCACTATAGTCTCCCTGACAGCACAGTAAATACTCGTTAAGTCAATAAACAAGATGCTAGCTGTAGTGGAGATGGCCCTGCACTGATCTGAACAAGCACTAGAGGCTATAAGTCCTATGATGGTGTAGTTCAAGAGGAATCTTTGAACAGTAATCTCTCAGTTTTAATCTGTGTCATGAGAAATCATATATATCTTTTTTGGGGGTTTACAGTCCATCTGGAGAGAAGAAAGTTCTTGATCCGAAGCCGCCACCAGACATGAATGGATATCAGATTCGAGTGTGAGGAGGATTTCACTTCATAAAATCATTCTGCAAAACAAGATCTTAGAATGGTGGGGTTCTGTCTGACAAAAGGTTTGTTCTGGGGAATGGGGCTTTTGTGTTCAGTTTTCCAAATAGGTTTGTACCGTGTAAGCAATTTATTTGGGGTATTTTGCATTCAACAAACATGAGGTATACTGTACAGAGCATGGCCATGTCTATAACTGATTATTGACTAAatgtacagtactagtcaaaagtttggacacctactcattctaggggttttctttatttttattattttctacattgtagaataatagtgaagacatcaaaactatgaaataacacatatggaataatgtagtaaccccaaaatatattttatattcttcaaagtagccaccctttgccttgatgacagctttgcacactctaggcattctctcaaccagcttcatgaggaatgctcttccaacagtcttgaaggagttccatcAACTCCAccaaaaccatctcaactgggttgaggttgggtgattgtggaggacaggttatctgatgcagcactccatcactctccttggtcattgtcttgttgaaaaacaaatgatagtgccaCTCAGtggaaaccagatgggatggcgcatcgctgcagaatgctgtggtagccatgctagttaagcatgccttgaattctaaatcactgacagtgtctctagcaaagcaccatcacaactcctcctccatgcttcacggtaggaaccacacatgtggagatcatccgttcacctactctgcatctcacaacaacacggtggttggaaccaaaaatctcagatttggaatcattagaccaaaggacagatttccaccggtcaaatgtccattgctcgtgtttcttggcccaagcaagtctcttcttcttattcatgtccttttgtagtggtttctttgcgacaatttgaccatgaaggcctgatttacgcagtctcctctgaacagtttaagTTGAcatgtctgttacttaaactctgggAAGCAATTATTTTGGCtgaaatctgaggtgcagttaattctaatgaacttgtcttctgcagcagaggtgactctggttcttcctttcctgtggcggtcctcatgcaagccagtttcatcatagcggttGATGGTTtttgacattttccatattgactgaccttcatgtcttaaagtaatgattgactgaccttcatgtcttaaagtaatgatagactgtcatttctctttgcttatttgagctgttattgccataatatggacttggtattttaccaaatagggctatcctcTGTATatcacccataccttgtcacaacacaactgattggctcaactcattaagaaggaaaggatTTCCACAactgaacttttaacaaggcacacctgttaattgaaatgcattccaggtgacttcctgatgaagctggttgagagaatgccaagagtgtgcaaagctgccatcaaggcaaagggtggctactttgaagaatctcaaacataaaatacattttgatttgataaacactttttttggttactacatgattccatatgtgttatttcatagtttcatagtattatttaacaatgtagaaaatagcaaaaataaagaaattaggtgtgcccaaacttttgactggtactgtatgttcaaAAGCCTATAATTCTAAGGTCTCGCAATGCTCAACTTTGGGGATATCGAACACTCGTTTTACACCAGGGGATATCAAACCCTTGTGTAGGATCAATTCCACAGGCCtacttattattattttgttCTCAGTGGGATCTCAACTTACGTTTGAGAGGTAGAATAAACATGGTGCAATTTCAagatgtggttgtgcatcagcagtttttctcttgcgTCAGTCACTGGAAGTCACTAAATGAACCCATGTCAGCTAAatatttttagattggtaaattagtctagcggGCAGCTATCTAAACTTCTAGTAATCCTGATCGAATTACCAACTGGGGAcccccccattgattttgttagtcactctgaCATATTAAAAACGGCAAACATTTCTCTcgaccctatggcaaaatgtgtagaattgcaggacattAGCTGTAAACTGCACACAAAAAACCCCCCTGACAAAATTTGTAGAATTGTATGAAATTAGTTATAAAATTATTTCCAAAAACGTGGCATGGGCCATTCAGCAGCTCTGTGTTTCTAGGTTGCTACCAGGCTTTTTATAAATCCGGAAGCTTGGTAGTGACACCGTTCTTTTATAGTTCATTCTACAATAAGATTGGTTCAGGCAGCATTTAAGGAATTCCCAAAGGCTAAACAGGTATGGCTCATGTTTTTAAAGATGGGTTAATATGCAATGTTACATTTAGCTTAAGCTGTGTAAGGTGTAAAAATGAGTAATTTGACATATCACAGAAGAGATCCATGTTGTCAGTTATTAAGAATTGCAATCTGTCTCCATGTTGTACTTTAAGTGTGTAAATATTTATTTTAGCTCTACTGGATAGTAACCGCTTTTGTAGTGTAGTTTGCAATCCACATACCTTGTGCCTTTTAATGAACATTTTAATAGACAGTGATAAAGAAAACAAGTGTTACTGGATGAATAGTTTATCTTCCATTTCACTAGCAAAACATACTGTACCATCTGTTCTATCCCAAATAGCCAGCAAACTGAGTGATCTACACCTTACTCTCGTATTTGTATGTTCTGCTATTGATTACACATGATTGAATATGGGGTAATTCAGCGTGCAGTAGTCTATATAAACCTTCCAAAGCATGAGAAGTGTGGATTCCTTTTAGGATAGTAAGAGAAAGTGGTCACTGTGGTCGACAGAAGTTTAGAATTTTGTGGTCACTCATGAGACAACCTCACATGCACAAAATGTTTTTGTCCAATTGTGAACGATTACATTGcaggtgatttaaaaaaaaaatgctgtCATTATTATTGATGAAATAGGCATTTTGAAGGCAGCAGTTGCTTTTTTTTATATTGACATGGACTGATATATTtagtttttgttcagtataaataacCTTGTTCTTATTTTAACACACAGCCTTAGTGTGGTTGTCTAGCTACTCTAAATATTAAACAGTTGTATTCAAGGTGCAAAGAGATTTGTTTGCAGTATTCTCATCTGCATTTTTATATGGCATTTAGGCCAGAGTTTCTGTAATTTTATACTAGCCTCAATTTTTATTATTACCGAGCATTTGAGAAATTGAAGTCCGCACCACGTTTCTAAATATTGCCACAGATCACATTGAAATGGGTTGGTTGGGATTCCTTTAGTCCACTTTAATTTCAATACCATAAACACAGGTTGTTGTCTTGTGCCAAAATATTGTAATTGTCCTTTTATCATGTTGTAAGGCTTTCTATTGATTTAAAGTCAACTCCTCTCACTTTCCTCCCAGTGTGTCTGTTGTTGCTAGGATTTATCTAACTCATTGACATGGGTCAGATTGCTGAAAGTTTATTAGCAAGCTTCAACTAT
Above is a genomic segment from Oncorhynchus gorbuscha isolate QuinsamMale2020 ecotype Even-year linkage group LG10, OgorEven_v1.0, whole genome shotgun sequence containing:
- the vash1 gene encoding tubulinyl-Tyr carboxypeptidase 1; amino-acid sequence: MLRTTVGCVGVEERDEEQEDEGEEDLRDGGVPFFVNRGGLPVDEETWEQMWRHVARIHPDGEAIGKRIRGASDLPKIPTLSVPTYQPTTSIPQRLEAIQKYIRDLQYNHTGTQFFEIKKSRPLTALMDIAKEMIRESLPIKCLEAVILGIYLSNSMPGVERFPLSFKTQFSGNHFCHIVLGMHSGGRFGALGISRREDLMFKPLEFRTLADLVQEFEGAYRGYWHTLRKVKIGQYVSHDPHSVEQIDWKHSIIDVDKLTKEELRRELERHTRDMRLKIGKAAPPSPTKDRKSSMGSPLRNPGSPMRRNSRIERRPSGEKKVLDPKPPPDMNGYQIRV